In Synechococcus sp. RS9909, one genomic interval encodes:
- a CDS encoding FAD-linked oxidase C-terminal domain-containing protein: MPHDWAALDRDLSRRLPANAVVRRRQELLAYDCDGLTLDRHAPPLAVLPRTREEVAEILACCHHHRIPFVARGSGTGLSGGALVEEEALLVITSRMRRILAVDLANQTITVEPGVINSWVTRAVAGDGFYYAPDPSSQVVCSIGGNVAENSGGVHCLKYGVTSNHVLGLEVVLPDGTLTHLGHGLVEAAELDLRGAFIGSEGTLGIATAITLRLLRAPETVCVLLADFSTTEAAGEAVRQVTATGVLPAGMEIMDNFMIQAVNDLFGHDEYPRDAAAVLLIELDGQAAEVAVAAERASALCRQAGARGVRRADDAADRAQLWKGRKSAFAAVGQISPTYYVQDGVVPRSSLPAVLAAIGALSRDHDLPVANVFHAGDGNLHPLILYKRDEPGVRGRVKELAAAILRACLDVGGSITGEHGVGADKRCYLDWMFSPDDLATMRRVRLAFDPCGLANPGKIFPTPISCAESARRRVELTITDPNLVAF, encoded by the coding sequence TTGCCGCACGACTGGGCTGCCCTGGACCGTGATCTCAGCCGTCGGCTTCCCGCCAATGCTGTGGTTCGACGCCGGCAGGAGCTCCTCGCCTACGACTGCGACGGGCTGACGCTGGATCGCCATGCTCCGCCCCTGGCCGTCTTGCCGCGTACCCGGGAGGAGGTGGCCGAGATCCTGGCCTGCTGCCACCACCACCGCATTCCCTTTGTGGCCCGGGGCAGTGGCACCGGTCTCTCCGGCGGCGCTCTCGTGGAGGAGGAGGCGCTGCTGGTGATCACCAGCCGCATGCGTCGCATTCTTGCGGTGGATCTGGCCAATCAGACGATCACGGTGGAACCGGGCGTGATCAACAGCTGGGTGACCCGGGCGGTGGCCGGCGATGGCTTCTATTACGCGCCCGATCCCTCCAGCCAGGTGGTGTGCAGCATCGGCGGCAACGTGGCGGAGAACTCCGGTGGGGTGCATTGCCTCAAATACGGCGTCACCAGCAATCACGTGCTCGGGCTGGAGGTGGTGCTTCCCGATGGCACGCTCACCCATCTGGGCCATGGCCTGGTGGAGGCGGCGGAGTTGGATTTGCGCGGAGCCTTCATCGGCAGTGAGGGCACGCTTGGGATTGCCACGGCGATCACCCTGCGCCTGTTGCGGGCACCGGAAACGGTGTGTGTGCTGTTGGCGGATTTCTCCACCACCGAGGCGGCCGGGGAAGCGGTGCGGCAGGTGACGGCGACGGGCGTTCTGCCGGCGGGCATGGAGATCATGGATAACTTCATGATTCAGGCCGTCAATGACCTGTTCGGCCATGACGAATACCCCCGCGATGCGGCGGCGGTGCTCCTGATCGAGCTCGATGGTCAGGCTGCCGAGGTGGCCGTGGCGGCGGAGCGAGCCTCCGCGCTCTGCCGTCAGGCGGGGGCCCGTGGCGTGCGTCGGGCTGACGACGCGGCCGATCGCGCCCAGCTGTGGAAGGGGCGTAAATCAGCGTTTGCCGCCGTCGGCCAGATCTCTCCCACCTATTACGTGCAGGATGGTGTCGTGCCTCGCAGCAGCCTGCCCGCCGTGCTGGCGGCGATTGGTGCCCTCAGTCGTGACCATGACCTGCCGGTGGCCAACGTGTTCCACGCGGGCGATGGCAATCTCCATCCGTTGATCCTCTACAAACGCGATGAGCCCGGTGTCAGGGGCCGCGTCAAGGAGCTGGCGGCGGCGATCCTGAGGGCCTGCCTGGATGTTGGAGGCAGCATCACCGGAGAGCATGGCGTCGGCGCCGACAAGCGCTGCTATCTCGATTGGATGTTCAGCCCGGATGATCTGGCAACGATGCGCCGGGTGCGCCTGGCCTTCGATCCCTGTGGGCTGGCCAACCCTGGCAAGATCTTTCCCACCCCCATCAGCTGCGCGGAGTCGGCCCGACGCCGGGTGGAGCTGACGATCACGGATCCGAATCTCGTCGCTTTCTAG
- a CDS encoding LarC family nickel insertion protein, translated as MADLLVDCPTGLAGDMLLAACFDLGVPRAVVEEPLASLGLAGAYQLTVEEASSGGLRGLRLQVAASGDRQPHRRWGDLRAQLEAAALAEPLRQRVLRVFAALAAAEARVHGMPEEAVHFHEVGAIDSLVDVVGVCAAITHLAPDRLLCQPPPAGRGTVATAHGMLPVPVPAVLELARQHRLPFRGGEDQPEGELTTPTGLALMAVLADSFAPWPSFAVDGLGVGLGHRQLDRPNLLRLIRSDRAVRLEPPLPPLMDAAEAHWQELVLQEAWLDDASPEDVAALAESLRQAGALEVTTTPVLMQKGRQGLALSALLWPQDVEALRRIWLARSPTLGVRERRQGRWVLPRRVGHCPSPWGPVRVKQVRRPGGECTVKVEHDELQRLSQAAGQAIDRVRLTVLAEASRFEATEAWRW; from the coding sequence ATGGCTGATCTGCTGGTCGATTGCCCGACCGGCCTGGCTGGAGACATGCTGCTGGCGGCCTGTTTCGACCTGGGTGTGCCCAGGGCGGTGGTGGAGGAGCCCCTGGCTTCGCTGGGCTTGGCGGGGGCGTATCAATTGACGGTGGAGGAGGCCAGCAGTGGCGGCTTGCGTGGTCTGCGCCTGCAGGTGGCGGCCAGCGGCGACCGCCAGCCCCATCGCCGTTGGGGCGACCTGCGCGCCCAGCTCGAGGCGGCCGCCCTGGCGGAACCGTTGCGGCAACGGGTGTTGCGCGTCTTCGCTGCCCTTGCAGCGGCAGAAGCGCGGGTGCATGGCATGCCCGAAGAGGCGGTGCATTTCCATGAAGTGGGTGCGATCGACAGCCTGGTGGACGTGGTGGGGGTCTGCGCGGCCATCACCCATCTGGCTCCGGATCGGTTGCTGTGTCAGCCGCCACCCGCTGGCCGGGGGACGGTGGCCACCGCCCATGGCATGTTGCCGGTGCCTGTTCCCGCCGTCCTGGAGCTCGCCCGTCAGCATCGTCTGCCCTTCCGGGGGGGTGAAGATCAGCCGGAGGGAGAGCTCACCACCCCCACCGGGCTGGCGTTGATGGCGGTTCTTGCCGACAGCTTTGCTCCCTGGCCGTCCTTTGCGGTGGATGGTCTGGGGGTCGGGCTCGGCCACCGGCAGCTGGACCGCCCCAACCTGCTGCGGTTGATCCGCAGTGATCGAGCCGTGCGGCTGGAGCCGCCGCTGCCGCCGTTGATGGATGCAGCGGAGGCTCACTGGCAGGAGTTGGTGCTGCAGGAGGCCTGGCTCGACGATGCCAGCCCTGAAGATGTCGCCGCCCTGGCGGAGTCGCTGCGTCAGGCCGGGGCCCTGGAGGTGACCACCACGCCGGTGCTGATGCAGAAGGGGCGTCAGGGCCTGGCCCTGTCGGCTCTTCTCTGGCCGCAGGATGTGGAGGCCCTGCGGCGGATCTGGCTGGCTCGCAGCCCCACCCTTGGGGTGCGGGAGCGTCGCCAGGGCCGTTGGGTGTTGCCGCGCCGCGTTGGGCATTGCCCTTCCCCCTGGGGCCCGGTGCGCGTCAAGCAGGTGCGGCGCCCGGGGGGGGAGTGCACCGTGAAGGTGGAACACGATGAGTTGCAGCGGCTGAGCCAGGCCGCCGGTCAGGCGATCGATCGGGTGCGCCTGACCGTGCTGGCCGAGGCGTCGCGTTTTGAGGCGACGGAGGCGTGGCGATGGTGA
- the hemL gene encoding glutamate-1-semialdehyde 2,1-aminomutase, translated as MTAPTLNTSRSQAIFSAAQALMPGGVSSPVRAFKSVGGQPIVFDRVKGSYAWDVDGNKYIDYIGSWGPAICGHAHPEVISALQEAIEKGTSFGAPCELENTLASRVIDAVPSVEMVRFVNSGTEACMAVLRLIRAFTGRDKVIKFEGCYHGHADMFLVKAGSGVATLGLPDSPGVPRSTTANTLTAPYNDLEAVKQLFAENPEAIAGVILEPIVGNAGFITPEPGFLEGLREITKEHGALLVFDEVMTGFRISYGGAQAHFGVTPDLTTMGKVIGGGLPVGAYGGRREIMEMVAPAGPMYQAGTLSGNPLAMTAGIKTLELLKQPGSYEKLAATTERLISGIIEAAGAAGLPITGGSVSAMFGFFLCDGPVRNFEEAKTADTERFGRLHRAMLQRGVYLAPSAFEAGFTSLAHSEADIDATLQAFRETFAEIA; from the coding sequence GTGACAGCTCCCACCCTGAACACCTCCCGCTCCCAGGCCATCTTCAGCGCCGCCCAGGCCCTGATGCCCGGTGGCGTGAGCTCTCCGGTGCGGGCGTTCAAGTCGGTGGGCGGCCAGCCAATCGTGTTCGATCGGGTGAAGGGCTCCTACGCCTGGGACGTGGACGGCAACAAATACATCGATTACATCGGCAGTTGGGGGCCAGCCATCTGCGGCCATGCCCACCCCGAGGTGATCAGTGCCCTTCAGGAAGCGATCGAGAAGGGCACCAGTTTCGGAGCCCCCTGCGAACTGGAGAACACCCTGGCGTCCAGGGTGATCGATGCTGTACCCAGCGTTGAAATGGTGCGCTTCGTGAACAGCGGCACCGAGGCCTGCATGGCGGTGCTGCGGCTGATCCGCGCCTTCACTGGACGCGACAAGGTGATCAAGTTTGAAGGCTGCTACCACGGCCATGCCGACATGTTCCTGGTGAAGGCCGGCTCAGGTGTGGCCACCCTGGGCCTTCCCGATTCCCCGGGGGTGCCGCGCAGCACGACAGCCAACACCCTCACCGCCCCTTACAACGACCTGGAAGCGGTCAAGCAGCTGTTTGCGGAGAACCCTGAGGCCATTGCCGGCGTGATCCTTGAGCCGATCGTCGGCAATGCCGGCTTCATCACGCCGGAGCCCGGATTTCTGGAAGGTCTGCGCGAAATCACCAAGGAGCACGGTGCTCTGCTTGTGTTCGATGAAGTGATGACCGGCTTCCGCATCAGCTACGGCGGTGCCCAGGCCCACTTCGGCGTCACACCCGACCTCACGACCATGGGCAAGGTGATCGGTGGTGGGCTTCCGGTCGGTGCCTACGGCGGCCGTCGGGAGATCATGGAGATGGTGGCTCCCGCAGGCCCGATGTATCAGGCGGGCACCCTCAGTGGCAACCCTCTGGCGATGACCGCCGGCATCAAGACCCTCGAGCTGTTGAAGCAACCCGGCAGCTACGAGAAGCTCGCTGCCACCACAGAGCGCCTGATCAGCGGGATCATCGAGGCCGCTGGTGCTGCCGGCCTGCCGATCACCGGTGGCAGCGTCAGCGCCATGTTCGGGTTCTTCCTCTGTGATGGGCCCGTGCGCAACTTCGAAGAAGCGAAAACCGCCGATACCGAGCGTTTCGGTCGCCTCCACCGAGCCATGCTCCAACGCGGTGTGTATCTGGCACCCAGCGCCTTTGAAGCCGGTTTCACCTCGCTGGCCCACAGCGAAGCCGACATCGATGCCACCCTGCAGGCCTTCCGCGAAACTTTTGCGGAAATCGCCTGA
- a CDS encoding MAPEG family protein produces the protein MALINLFTASDAAPFAWSLVLAGAVVVLSIVPLGAARSQADFTMADMGAPRAMFDRLPAWGQRASWAHQNSFEAFSLHAPAALLALIAALHTGPLPVVAIGAAVLQPLLRLLYIGAYVGNVPPLRGLCWASALFCTGLLYVEGLRALIQA, from the coding sequence ATGGCTTTGATCAACCTGTTCACCGCGTCCGATGCGGCCCCGTTCGCCTGGTCTCTGGTGCTCGCCGGAGCCGTGGTGGTGCTGAGCATCGTGCCCCTGGGCGCCGCCCGCTCCCAGGCGGATTTCACCATGGCCGACATGGGTGCTCCCCGGGCGATGTTTGACCGCCTCCCCGCCTGGGGACAACGGGCCAGCTGGGCCCATCAAAACAGCTTCGAAGCCTTCAGCCTCCACGCCCCCGCAGCCCTGCTCGCCCTGATCGCCGCCCTGCACACTGGCCCACTTCCGGTCGTCGCCATCGGCGCTGCAGTGCTGCAACCGCTGCTGCGGCTCCTCTACATCGGCGCCTACGTGGGCAATGTGCCCCCCCTGCGAGGGCTCTGCTGGGCCAGCGCCCTCTTCTGCACAGGTCTGCTCTATGTGGAGGGGCTCAGGGCTCTGATCCAGGCCTAA
- a CDS encoding YajQ family cyclic di-GMP-binding protein, whose protein sequence is MASTYSFDVVSDFDRQELVNTLDQVRRDVSQRYDLKDSGTEIELEETEVVITTASDMTLQAVEDVLRTKATKRTLSLKIFDFQTPEAVGGNRVKQVVKLRKGLSQELAKKLSKIVRDELKKVTVAIQGESLRITGKSKDDLQQAIQLLKTKEEELDVPLQFENYR, encoded by the coding sequence ATGGCCAGCACCTACTCCTTCGACGTGGTTTCGGATTTCGACCGTCAGGAGCTGGTGAACACCCTGGATCAGGTGCGGCGGGATGTGAGTCAGCGCTACGACCTCAAGGATTCCGGAACGGAGATCGAGCTGGAGGAAACCGAAGTGGTGATCACCACAGCCAGCGACATGACCCTGCAGGCGGTAGAGGATGTGCTGCGTACCAAAGCAACGAAGCGGACTCTGTCTCTCAAGATCTTTGATTTCCAGACGCCGGAGGCCGTGGGTGGAAATCGGGTGAAGCAGGTGGTGAAGCTGCGCAAGGGGCTCAGCCAGGAGCTTGCCAAGAAGCTCAGCAAGATCGTGCGCGATGAGCTCAAGAAGGTGACGGTGGCAATTCAGGGGGAAAGTCTGCGCATCACCGGCAAAAGCAAAGACGACTTGCAACAGGCGATTCAGTTGCTCAAAACAAAGGAAGAGGAACTGGATGTGCCCCTGCAGTTTGAGAACTATCGCTGA
- a CDS encoding MFS transporter: MKHKHSVQAYIEDIPVWDDGSPLAHAPLSGMQWLVWALATAGKFFEGMIVFMQGVGLPLITREFSLTDFDKGLVTAATLAGILFGALFLGGLADRLGRKPVFIGEMVLLLVALLVAAAAPSKGVLILSLFVIGLALGADYPTAHLVISESIPAAIRGRLVLGAFSFQAIGAVLGTAIASVVLSSMASSPQALDAWRIFFLVPVVPVAAVIWGRLFLPESSHWLVSRGLPEKAEKQLRKLLNRQNLTLAGVDRLEEIDAEQRSNDWSKLFRGKYLRSTILTSVPWFLQDLSTYGIGIFTPVIIATAFGAQSHEQTVSALIHNDMIGARGTALIDVGFLVGIAVAILLADRWGRIPLQVTGFIGCAAGLFIAGLGGSGSSISLPLVVAGFLLFQFMTNFGPNATTYLLAGEVFPTKIRGLGAGFAAASGKVGAVLTAFFFPTLLQVWGTEKLLMVLVVTSLLGAVVTWIYRIEPKGRDMESI; this comes from the coding sequence GTGAAGCACAAGCACTCCGTCCAGGCCTACATTGAGGACATCCCGGTCTGGGATGACGGCTCTCCCCTCGCCCATGCACCGCTTTCTGGCATGCAGTGGTTGGTGTGGGCCCTGGCCACCGCCGGCAAATTCTTCGAGGGCATGATCGTGTTCATGCAGGGGGTGGGCCTTCCCCTGATCACCCGCGAGTTCTCCCTCACCGACTTCGACAAGGGACTGGTGACCGCGGCCACCCTGGCCGGCATCCTTTTCGGTGCCCTTTTCCTCGGCGGTCTGGCCGATCGGCTCGGACGCAAACCGGTGTTCATCGGTGAGATGGTGCTGCTGTTGGTGGCTCTGCTGGTGGCGGCAGCCGCTCCCTCCAAGGGGGTCTTGATCCTGAGCCTGTTCGTGATCGGTCTGGCGCTGGGGGCCGACTACCCCACGGCCCATTTGGTGATCTCCGAGAGCATCCCGGCCGCGATCCGCGGCCGGCTGGTGTTGGGTGCTTTCAGCTTCCAGGCGATCGGTGCCGTGCTCGGCACGGCGATTGCTTCGGTGGTGCTGAGCAGCATGGCCTCCTCGCCGCAGGCCCTCGATGCCTGGCGGATTTTCTTCCTGGTGCCGGTGGTGCCGGTGGCGGCCGTGATCTGGGGAAGGCTCTTCCTGCCGGAGAGCAGTCATTGGCTGGTGAGTCGCGGTCTGCCGGAGAAGGCGGAGAAGCAGCTACGCAAACTGCTCAATCGCCAGAACCTCACCCTTGCTGGAGTGGATCGTCTGGAGGAAATCGACGCTGAGCAGCGCAGCAACGACTGGTCGAAGCTGTTTCGTGGCAAATATCTCCGCTCCACGATCCTCACCTCGGTGCCCTGGTTCCTGCAGGATCTCTCCACCTACGGGATCGGCATCTTCACCCCGGTGATCATCGCCACCGCCTTCGGTGCCCAGAGCCATGAGCAGACGGTGTCGGCTCTCATCCACAACGACATGATCGGGGCCCGGGGCACGGCGTTGATTGATGTGGGCTTCCTGGTGGGCATCGCCGTGGCGATCCTGCTGGCTGATCGCTGGGGCCGCATCCCGCTGCAGGTGACGGGGTTCATCGGTTGTGCGGCCGGACTCTTCATCGCCGGCCTCGGTGGCAGCGGCTCCAGCATCAGCCTGCCGCTGGTGGTTGCAGGCTTCCTGCTGTTCCAGTTCATGACCAACTTCGGCCCCAACGCCACCACCTATCTGTTGGCGGGCGAGGTGTTCCCCACCAAGATCCGTGGCCTCGGCGCTGGTTTCGCTGCGGCCAGTGGCAAGGTGGGTGCCGTCTTGACCGCCTTCTTCTTCCCCACTCTGCTGCAGGTGTGGGGCACGGAGAAGTTGTTGATGGTGCTGGTGGTGACATCCCTGCTGGGTGCCGTGGTCACCTGGATCTACCGGATCGAGCCCAAGGGCCGCGACATGGAGAGCATCTGA
- a CDS encoding lysylphosphatidylglycerol synthase domain-containing protein, whose translation MVRWKPRDWRPALPGGLRLWITLASLAFVAWALAGHLSGLQQLSLDGRGWWWLLLGLGLSWASLVVNALAWRVLIAWLGHGAEAVDLVALHLRSNLLKYLPGGVWHFVDRLRELQPRIGTNRALVSVLLEPLLMVVAALLWLPAGGWQAGVALLAPLPALLLLPRWREPLLQRLERGKWKQLQRFFGAEGLEAPDPEHLGSGRSGYPWAPLGMEMLFVCCRFAGFWCCVQAFGLGLSHAPGFWLAGFALAWAVGLVVPAAPGGLGVFEAVLILRLGALVPEAPLLAVALTYRLIVTGADALAAGAVVLDQRQSLTARFRQPGGV comes from the coding sequence ATGGTGAGGTGGAAACCGCGAGATTGGAGGCCGGCGCTTCCGGGCGGGCTGCGCCTGTGGATCACCCTGGCGAGCCTGGCCTTTGTGGCCTGGGCGCTGGCGGGCCATCTCAGCGGTCTTCAACAGCTTTCGCTCGATGGGCGCGGTTGGTGGTGGCTTCTTCTGGGTTTGGGACTGAGCTGGGCCAGCCTGGTGGTCAACGCCCTGGCCTGGCGCGTGCTGATCGCCTGGTTGGGCCATGGCGCCGAGGCTGTGGATCTGGTGGCCTTGCATCTGCGCAGCAACCTCCTCAAATACCTCCCCGGCGGCGTCTGGCATTTCGTCGATCGCCTGCGGGAGCTGCAGCCTCGGATCGGCACGAATCGGGCCCTTGTCTCGGTGCTGCTGGAGCCCCTGCTGATGGTCGTGGCCGCCCTGCTCTGGCTGCCCGCTGGTGGCTGGCAGGCCGGCGTTGCTCTGCTGGCGCCCCTTCCCGCCCTGCTGCTGCTTCCCCGTTGGCGCGAGCCGTTGTTGCAGCGGCTGGAGCGGGGCAAATGGAAGCAGCTTCAGCGCTTTTTCGGTGCCGAAGGCCTGGAGGCTCCCGATCCTGAGCACCTGGGCAGTGGCCGCAGTGGTTACCCCTGGGCGCCCCTGGGCATGGAAATGCTCTTTGTGTGCTGCCGTTTCGCCGGTTTCTGGTGTTGCGTGCAGGCCTTCGGCCTGGGCCTCAGCCATGCGCCCGGCTTCTGGTTGGCCGGCTTTGCCCTCGCCTGGGCCGTTGGTTTGGTGGTGCCCGCCGCGCCCGGAGGCCTCGGCGTGTTTGAGGCGGTGCTGATCCTGCGGCTCGGTGCGCTGGTGCCGGAGGCGCCCCTGCTGGCGGTGGCGCTCACCTACCGGTTGATTGTCACGGGCGCTGATGCCCTTGCGGCCGGTGCCGTGGTGCTGGATCAACGCCAATCCTTAACCGCCCGTTTCCGACAGCCCGGCGGCGTGTGA
- a CDS encoding esterase-like activity of phytase family protein has product MMLPCPPDAGWELIRRQELPRRAEDGRPLGGFSAVAYERSADRLWLLSDAPQGHLVPLAGVTPWLTGTAPLAPGPRLLLRDGAGQLLPARFDGEGLVLNGDQAWIVSEGRRNRRLGAQRPPQLLRFSLRSGRQQAEQALPQAWRFGPGRGLASNKGPESLTAGPAGSLLLAAEAPLRQDVSGDDGDVVRLAIRTADGAMAEAGRVVIGPAGSALVRSQGLTELLSLNPSRGVLALLRSYTPPGEWTAQLQWLPWPEGSAQPPLRPLAGWDLLRVGLPADNWEGMTWGPGLADGRSTLVLVSDDNFNPRQRSWVAVLAPRRQARCPDQTTPAPNPS; this is encoded by the coding sequence ATGATGCTTCCCTGTCCGCCAGATGCCGGCTGGGAGCTGATCCGCCGTCAGGAGCTGCCCCGCCGAGCCGAGGATGGCCGCCCGCTCGGGGGCTTTTCGGCTGTGGCTTACGAGCGGTCGGCCGACCGGCTCTGGTTGCTCAGCGATGCGCCCCAGGGGCATCTCGTGCCTCTGGCGGGTGTGACGCCATGGCTGACGGGAACGGCGCCGCTTGCGCCTGGGCCCCGGCTGCTCCTGCGGGATGGAGCCGGGCAGCTTCTGCCGGCGCGCTTCGACGGCGAGGGTCTGGTGCTCAACGGCGATCAGGCCTGGATCGTGAGTGAAGGACGGCGCAACAGGCGGTTGGGGGCCCAACGGCCGCCCCAGTTGCTCCGCTTTTCGCTGCGGAGTGGTCGTCAGCAGGCCGAGCAAGCGCTGCCTCAGGCTTGGCGCTTTGGCCCCGGTCGCGGTCTGGCGTCAAACAAGGGGCCGGAATCCCTCACTGCCGGGCCTGCCGGCAGTCTGCTGCTGGCGGCGGAAGCGCCACTGCGACAGGACGTGTCCGGTGATGATGGCGATGTGGTGCGGCTCGCGATCCGCACGGCCGACGGCGCAATGGCCGAGGCCGGCCGGGTGGTGATCGGTCCGGCCGGTAGCGCCCTGGTCCGCTCCCAGGGCCTCACCGAGCTGCTCAGTCTGAACCCCTCCCGCGGTGTGCTGGCGCTGCTCCGCAGCTACACCCCGCCAGGGGAGTGGACGGCTCAGCTCCAGTGGCTGCCCTGGCCCGAGGGAAGCGCGCAGCCGCCGTTGCGTCCTCTGGCTGGCTGGGATCTGCTTCGGGTTGGGCTGCCGGCCGACAACTGGGAGGGCATGACCTGGGGGCCAGGGCTGGCGGATGGACGTTCGACGCTTGTGCTCGTGAGCGACGACAATTTCAATCCGCGTCAGCGAAGCTGGGTGGCGGTGCTGGCGCCGCGTCGTCAGGCCAGGTGCCCGGATCAGACCACCCCGGCTCCGAACCCGTCCTGA
- the xth gene encoding exodeoxyribonuclease III, giving the protein MRIASWNVNSLRTRLDHVLNWLNAAQPDLLCLQETKVADPQFPLEAFTSRGWQATVHGQKAYNGVALVSRTPLEDVRLGFSGELADEEAEELGTQKRVISALLDGVRVVNLYVPNGSSLKLEKYPYKLRWLACLQRYLQRPQERGEPLCVVGDFNIALESRDMHDPDRLTGGIMASEPERAALKAALGDTLHDVFRVFEPDTGHWSWWDYRSGAWDRDRGWRIDHIYLCDELLARARGCLIHKQERGRDQPSDHAPVVADLCWPPEEDGDSDEWNL; this is encoded by the coding sequence GTGCGGATCGCCAGCTGGAACGTCAATTCCTTGCGCACCCGCCTCGACCATGTCCTGAACTGGTTGAACGCAGCCCAGCCCGATCTGCTCTGCCTGCAGGAAACGAAAGTGGCCGACCCCCAGTTCCCGCTGGAGGCCTTCACAAGCCGCGGCTGGCAGGCGACCGTTCATGGCCAAAAGGCCTACAACGGCGTCGCCCTGGTGAGCCGGACGCCCCTCGAGGATGTGCGCCTCGGCTTCTCCGGTGAACTGGCTGACGAGGAGGCCGAGGAGCTCGGCACGCAGAAACGGGTGATCAGCGCGCTGCTCGATGGCGTGCGCGTGGTGAATCTGTATGTGCCGAATGGATCAAGTCTCAAATTGGAGAAATACCCCTACAAACTGCGTTGGCTCGCCTGCCTGCAGCGCTATCTCCAGCGGCCGCAGGAACGGGGTGAGCCCCTCTGCGTGGTCGGCGACTTCAACATCGCCCTCGAATCGCGCGACATGCACGACCCGGATCGGCTCACCGGCGGAATCATGGCGAGTGAACCGGAGCGGGCCGCCCTCAAAGCCGCCCTCGGCGACACCCTGCACGATGTCTTCCGGGTGTTTGAACCCGACACGGGGCACTGGAGCTGGTGGGATTACCGCAGCGGTGCCTGGGATCGCGACCGGGGCTGGCGCATCGATCATATTTATCTCTGCGACGAGCTGCTCGCCCGGGCCCGGGGCTGCCTGATCCACAAACAGGAGCGGGGGCGGGATCAGCCCAGTGACCATGCCCCGGTGGTGGCGGATCTCTGCTGGCCTCCAGAGGAGGACGGCGACAGCGATGAATGGAACCTCTAG
- a CDS encoding carbohydrate porin has product MRRLLTRLLASTSVGFLSLLSPAQAGPIQTLLGLPDWVDFSVDYTTEPMGGLMGGLEPSAATWFQETVVGLSIGSGLNKPEANWQEIDHWQVNLELTNAAGDPNLNTELGSAFTLQTLVIPVGTWITEANISRDRGDSWWSAQAGLMSMDPEFLVAPAYNNYINSTLNNTLNLLVVGLPINPFVTPGVTVAAHSASLGELRYGYFYLNPETSIAASLGTDPEQPDVEGGMQALQWQINPLRKRQDLFEPIKIRNSKVTVARQLPLPLMQLGGYFASTKLMVNDAGTIGNGINRGIYGSLTWPIEFPVGLDNRVWIAGSLGLDPDNNPVPTYGAGGWLSQGVLPNRPLDVLALGLTRSSFSPTLTPGVTYEGVIELNYSIYISDVVQVQPVMQWLINPSGSGEVPGVWAGGVQINLNL; this is encoded by the coding sequence ATGCGCCGCCTGCTGACCCGCCTTCTGGCATCGACTTCAGTGGGCTTTCTCAGCCTGCTCAGCCCTGCCCAAGCCGGTCCAATCCAGACGCTGCTGGGCCTGCCCGACTGGGTCGACTTCAGTGTCGACTACACCACCGAACCGATGGGCGGCCTGATGGGGGGGCTCGAACCCTCTGCCGCCACCTGGTTCCAGGAGACCGTTGTCGGCCTGTCTATTGGTAGTGGCCTGAACAAACCAGAGGCGAACTGGCAGGAAATTGATCACTGGCAGGTGAATCTGGAACTCACTAATGCGGCTGGAGACCCGAATCTCAACACGGAGCTGGGATCCGCCTTCACCCTGCAGACCCTGGTGATTCCAGTCGGCACCTGGATCACGGAAGCCAACATCAGCCGAGATCGCGGTGACAGCTGGTGGAGCGCCCAGGCCGGCCTGATGTCAATGGATCCGGAATTTCTCGTCGCTCCTGCCTACAACAACTACATCAACTCCACCCTGAACAACACCCTCAACCTGCTGGTGGTGGGGCTGCCGATCAATCCCTTCGTGACGCCGGGCGTGACCGTGGCCGCCCACAGCGCGTCTCTCGGAGAGCTGCGCTACGGCTACTTCTATCTCAATCCTGAGACCAGCATTGCCGCCAGTTTGGGCACGGATCCAGAGCAGCCAGACGTGGAGGGCGGGATGCAGGCACTGCAATGGCAGATCAACCCGTTGCGCAAACGCCAGGATCTGTTTGAGCCCATCAAGATCCGCAACAGCAAGGTCACCGTGGCTCGTCAGTTGCCGCTGCCACTGATGCAGCTCGGTGGCTATTTCGCATCCACCAAGCTGATGGTGAATGATGCCGGCACGATTGGCAATGGCATCAACCGCGGCATCTACGGTTCACTCACCTGGCCGATTGAGTTTCCGGTGGGTCTCGACAACCGGGTATGGATAGCCGGCTCCCTTGGACTGGATCCCGACAACAACCCGGTTCCTACCTATGGCGCCGGGGGCTGGCTGTCCCAGGGTGTGCTGCCCAACCGCCCCCTGGATGTGCTCGCCCTGGGCCTGACCCGCAGCAGCTTCAGCCCCACACTCACACCTGGAGTGACCTATGAAGGCGTCATCGAACTGAATTATTCGATCTACATCTCCGATGTGGTGCAGGTTCAGCCTGTGATGCAATGGCTGATCAATCCATCTGGCAGCGGCGAGGTTCCGGGAGTCTGGGCCGGCGGCGTGCAGATCAACTTGAATCTGTAG